Proteins from one Sulfurovum sp. TSL1 genomic window:
- a CDS encoding ATP-binding protein, with protein sequence MTIRNRLKLIGLVPISLLILLSSYFFVTSYVNYEKANALKTTLINNGALGKSLIEIGKESGLTALYLGSDKEMYADALIKQREKLDESFENLKYEVITDKKVYLPFLVTLLEGEKAKPLDPYTLLVSNIGTLPEERKKIDTANIDFKTAFFQTYRNGLSTPTLDKVLTLKNYPLDTDISELIDILAQIYTATEYSGLERGFISYYMTKKSSLSFEEIALWDEFKTKAHIFDIKQVDNSALRQQLEKVLYNEHAKEVMNDLALTSSAIQTDIDNGDYAESVMDWFALQTQKIALLSKAELVVSNALWKKSNLYLDKQLLLLGIAGAIWLLSFILAYLGYTTARDITRNIKELEDVLNKAVEEMKASDQYLASDSHAIENIDLDTHEGTKEAYKFLEDLVETAKDDKLIALQANEAKSLFLANMSHEIRTPLNGIVGFTEILRSTHLTEEQEEFLAIIDKSSENLLSIINNILDLSKIESNKVEIESIVFDAAEEFESAVETYAVAATEKNIDMNYYMDPTISAKLKGDPTKIKEIIINLLSNAVKFTSYGGEVNLDIVKETDENGVNRVKFTVRDNGIGMTKDQQSRIFDAFSQADVSVTRKYGGTGLGLTISSQFVELMGGKLELESAKDHGTSFFFSLPLEEVASTEVNYENAFTDLVIGKYEQDIPTKLDTNLEKWFEYFGPTVKHFESIAELKELDYNDTCKNYWIDIDKARQNILDAIHNMDKSKLIVIANVTSRNKVEELGIDQSRVLFKPVTLSKLKTVLNNTATVAPQRIEEAAATQQTKFDAKVLVTEDNIINQKLIRRILEEHGITVDIANNGLESFEKRRSGDYDLLFMDIQMPVMDGIEATHEILDYEEDEELAHIPIVALTANALKGDRERFLSEGMDEYITKPIETTELLYILNKFLSDKASNETVESVKREEDVIEDVVATPEESITPVAEISDEPELTLEEPMADLTETPKEAKILIAKKFLLTRRVLAKVLENLGHDYDTLDDMDMLESRLASGDYDILFTDTDLVTESISRSNGNVAIISSSNTNVSQEVSVQKGETISNTASKEEIENIITKYRG encoded by the coding sequence ATGACTATACGTAATAGACTTAAACTCATTGGTCTTGTGCCAATTTCTCTACTCATTTTACTTTCAAGTTATTTCTTTGTAACTTCATATGTAAACTATGAAAAGGCAAATGCACTCAAAACGACATTGATCAATAACGGTGCATTGGGCAAATCACTGATCGAAATAGGTAAAGAGAGTGGATTAACGGCCTTATATCTAGGCAGTGATAAGGAAATGTATGCAGATGCACTTATCAAACAGCGAGAGAAGTTAGATGAATCTTTTGAAAACCTAAAATATGAAGTTATCACAGACAAAAAAGTATATCTTCCTTTCCTGGTTACACTTTTGGAAGGAGAGAAAGCAAAACCATTAGACCCTTATACGCTGCTTGTGTCAAATATCGGTACACTTCCTGAAGAGAGGAAAAAGATAGATACTGCAAATATTGATTTCAAAACTGCCTTTTTTCAAACCTATAGAAACGGTTTATCGACGCCAACACTTGACAAGGTCCTTACACTGAAGAATTATCCGCTTGATACAGATATTTCAGAACTGATCGATATACTTGCACAAATTTATACAGCGACAGAGTACAGCGGACTTGAAAGAGGATTTATTTCATACTACATGACAAAAAAATCTTCTTTATCATTTGAGGAGATCGCTTTATGGGATGAGTTTAAAACAAAAGCGCATATTTTTGATATAAAACAGGTAGACAATAGTGCATTGCGTCAACAACTTGAAAAAGTCCTCTATAATGAGCATGCAAAAGAAGTGATGAATGACCTGGCACTTACATCATCTGCGATTCAAACAGATATCGATAACGGTGACTATGCAGAATCGGTTATGGACTGGTTTGCACTTCAAACACAGAAGATCGCTTTGCTTTCAAAAGCAGAACTTGTGGTTTCAAATGCTTTATGGAAAAAAAGTAACCTTTACCTTGATAAACAACTTTTACTTCTTGGTATCGCAGGTGCTATCTGGTTGCTGAGTTTTATTTTGGCATACCTCGGATACACAACTGCAAGAGATATTACTAGAAACATTAAAGAGCTTGAAGACGTACTTAACAAAGCTGTTGAAGAGATGAAAGCCAGCGATCAATACCTTGCATCAGACTCACATGCGATTGAAAATATTGATCTTGATACCCACGAAGGTACAAAAGAAGCCTATAAGTTCCTTGAGGACCTCGTTGAAACAGCAAAAGATGATAAACTCATTGCCCTACAGGCCAATGAAGCAAAATCTCTTTTCCTGGCAAACATGTCACATGAGATCCGTACACCGCTGAACGGTATTGTCGGTTTTACAGAAATATTACGTAGTACACACCTTACCGAAGAGCAAGAGGAATTCCTTGCAATCATTGATAAAAGTTCTGAAAACCTTCTGAGCATTATCAATAACATTCTTGACCTTTCAAAAATTGAAAGTAACAAGGTTGAGATTGAAAGTATCGTATTTGATGCAGCTGAAGAGTTCGAAAGTGCAGTGGAAACCTATGCAGTTGCTGCAACAGAAAAAAATATCGATATGAACTATTATATGGATCCAACGATCTCTGCAAAACTCAAAGGGGATCCAACAAAGATCAAAGAGATCATTATCAACCTTCTTTCCAATGCCGTCAAATTTACAAGTTACGGTGGAGAGGTGAACCTTGATATCGTAAAAGAGACAGATGAAAATGGTGTGAACAGAGTTAAATTTACGGTAAGAGATAATGGTATCGGTATGACAAAAGACCAACAGTCACGTATTTTTGATGCATTCTCACAAGCGGATGTATCGGTGACAAGAAAATATGGTGGTACAGGTCTTGGTCTTACTATTTCCAGTCAATTCGTTGAACTGATGGGTGGAAAACTGGAGCTTGAAAGTGCGAAAGACCATGGTACATCATTCTTCTTCTCATTGCCGTTAGAAGAGGTTGCATCTACTGAAGTTAATTATGAAAATGCATTTACCGATCTTGTTATAGGTAAATACGAGCAAGATATTCCGACAAAACTCGACACCAATCTGGAAAAATGGTTTGAATACTTTGGACCAACGGTTAAACATTTTGAATCCATAGCTGAACTCAAAGAGCTTGATTATAATGATACGTGTAAGAACTACTGGATCGATATTGACAAAGCAAGACAGAACATACTGGATGCTATCCATAATATGGATAAATCAAAACTTATTGTTATTGCGAATGTCACAAGCCGTAATAAGGTTGAAGAGCTGGGTATTGATCAAAGTCGTGTTCTCTTTAAACCGGTTACACTCAGTAAACTCAAAACCGTCTTAAACAATACAGCGACTGTAGCACCTCAGCGTATTGAAGAAGCAGCAGCAACACAACAGACCAAGTTTGATGCCAAAGTATTGGTGACTGAAGACAATATCATTAACCAGAAACTTATTAGACGTATACTTGAAGAGCATGGTATCACAGTGGATATTGCAAACAACGGTCTTGAATCATTTGAAAAACGTAGAAGTGGTGACTATGATCTTCTCTTTATGGATATTCAAATGCCTGTGATGGATGGTATTGAAGCAACACATGAGATCCTTGACTATGAAGAAGATGAAGAGTTAGCGCATATCCCGATCGTAGCCTTAACAGCCAATGCACTTAAAGGTGACAGAGAGAGGTTCTTAAGTGAGGGTATGGATGAGTATATCACCAAGCCAATTGAAACGACAGAGTTACTTTATATCCTTAACAAGTTCTTATCAGACAAGGCAAGTAACGAGACTGTAGAATCTGTCAAGAGAGAAGAGGACGTTATAGAAGATGTGGTTGCAACACCTGAAGAAAGTATCACTCCAGTCGCTGAAATCTCTGATGAGCCAGAACTCACTCTCGAAGAGCCAATGGCAGACCTCACGGAGACACCAAAAGAGGCAAAGATCCTTATTGCTAAAAAATTCTTATTGACTCGTAGAGTTCTTGCAAAAGTCCTGGAAAATCTAGGGCACGACTATGATACATTGGATGATATGGATATGCTGGAAAGCAGATTGGCATCAGGTGACTATGATATACTCTTTACAGATACCGACCTGGTAACGGAGAGTATCAGCCGCTCTAATGGAAATGTAGCTATAATTTCATCAAGCAATACAAATGTCTCTCAAGAAGTAAGTGTACAAAAAGGTGAAACCATCTCAAATACAGCTTCTAAAGAAGAGATAGAAAACATAATAACGAAGTATAGAGGATAA
- a CDS encoding outer membrane protein assembly factor BamD has product MNLKRSVLVGMAAAMSLLFVGCGDEKEVAEFNKPALYWYQKIAGSITSGNLDKADAYYISLKSEHMRSPLMPTSLMMLAHAHMNAEEYLLANYYLDEYNKRFGEYESREYTDFMKLKASFLGIKDVYKDQKLIIDSIAAAKVYINRYPGSPYAPLVNTMLIRLHMSQYLLNENIAALYDRTGKEEAAKIYREKNKGSVVEMTDITPPEKGIIGYVFD; this is encoded by the coding sequence ATGAACTTGAAGAGAAGTGTGTTAGTAGGTATGGCTGCAGCGATGTCATTATTATTTGTGGGGTGCGGTGATGAGAAGGAAGTGGCTGAGTTTAATAAACCGGCACTCTATTGGTATCAGAAAATAGCCGGCAGTATTACGAGTGGAAATTTGGATAAGGCAGATGCGTACTACATCTCCCTTAAGAGTGAACATATGCGTTCACCGTTGATGCCGACCTCTTTGATGATGCTTGCTCATGCACATATGAATGCTGAAGAGTACCTGCTTGCGAACTATTATCTTGATGAGTATAACAAACGTTTTGGTGAGTATGAAAGTCGTGAGTATACAGACTTCATGAAACTCAAAGCGTCATTTCTGGGTATCAAAGATGTCTATAAGGACCAAAAATTGATCATAGACAGTATCGCTGCGGCTAAAGTGTATATCAATCGTTATCCTGGTTCTCCCTATGCACCGCTTGTTAATACCATGCTGATAAGATTACATATGAGTCAATACCTGCTCAATGAGAATATCGCGGCACTGTATGACCGTACGGGCAAGGAAGAGGCGGCAAAGATCTATAGAGAGAAAAACAAAGGCTCTGTGGTTGAAATGACCGATATCACACCGCCTGAAAAAGGTATCATCGGTTATGTCTTTGACTAA
- the lon gene encoding endopeptidase La, which yields MQLSDYDAFPTTLPIVVEDELFLYPFMISPIFLTDQKDIDAAADAMENNSLLFVTSSMPGKEGIHDFDSMYKVGVIGSIMRKVHIPDGRVKILFQGLARGKIIEPQEGPFNRAVIDVVTLESYNKLKADALMDILRDKVKKLSALNSQIPADLVRTIEENDEPNRIADLVSSMLKLDKEVAYVLYVEMNIEKRLLGLIDIVTSQIESAKVQREIRTKVHSKIEQTNKEYFLKEQLKEIQQELGMDTQREEEIANFREKIAELKPHMQEDAFKEISKQLDRFARMHPDSADANVLQSYLEWVLEVPFGKLTKKNLSVKDVSLELDKDHYSLEKPKERIVEFFSVRELAELRGIKQKETGGVILCFAGPPGVGKTSLANSIATALGRPLVRMALGGLEDVNELRGHRRTYVGAMPGRLVQGLIEAKSMDPVIVLDEIDKVGRSMRGDPTAALLEILDPEQNSKYRDYYLNFNIDLSKAIFIATANEVGRIPAPLRDRMEFIGLNSYTPKEKFEIAKRYLIPQELKKHALKSREFSITDKALKTLIDEYTREAGVRNLRRRIAGLMRKGARQLLEDKTKDSIRISRKNLEKFIDKKVFEISLVDSKPQVGVVSGLAWTAVGGDVLTIEAIKIKGKGALQPTGSLGDVMKESVRIAHSVVKILIDNGELPISPSIIPHSAKEREERIAVDASEVYKRYDLHIHVPEGATPKDGPSAGIAMVSAIASILSEQKIDNKVAMTGEVTLTGKVLPIGGLKEKLIAAYKAGVEKALIPMKNYERDLEDIPDEVKHNVKIIGVSRIEEVLKEIFVK from the coding sequence ATGCAACTTAGTGATTATGATGCGTTTCCCACTACCTTACCGATAGTGGTCGAGGATGAGCTTTTCCTCTACCCTTTTATGATCAGTCCCATTTTTCTTACAGACCAAAAAGATATCGATGCTGCAGCAGATGCGATGGAAAACAATTCGTTACTCTTTGTGACGTCTTCCATGCCAGGAAAAGAGGGCATACATGATTTTGATTCCATGTATAAAGTTGGGGTGATCGGTTCGATCATGCGAAAAGTACATATACCTGATGGAAGGGTCAAGATACTTTTCCAGGGACTTGCCCGCGGAAAGATCATTGAACCTCAAGAAGGACCTTTTAACCGTGCCGTGATCGATGTGGTCACGTTAGAGAGTTACAATAAGCTCAAAGCAGATGCGTTGATGGATATTCTCAGAGATAAAGTCAAAAAACTCTCAGCGCTAAACTCTCAGATCCCTGCAGACCTTGTACGTACCATAGAAGAGAATGATGAGCCAAACCGTATCGCAGACCTTGTTTCGTCTATGTTGAAACTGGATAAAGAAGTCGCTTATGTCCTCTATGTGGAGATGAATATCGAGAAACGTCTCTTGGGGCTTATTGACATTGTCACTTCTCAGATAGAGTCTGCGAAAGTGCAGCGTGAGATACGTACAAAAGTACATTCGAAGATAGAACAGACCAACAAAGAGTATTTCTTAAAAGAACAGCTCAAAGAGATACAGCAAGAGCTCGGCATGGATACGCAAAGGGAAGAGGAGATCGCCAATTTTAGAGAAAAAATAGCGGAACTCAAACCTCACATGCAAGAGGATGCGTTTAAAGAGATCAGTAAACAGTTGGACCGCTTCGCCCGTATGCATCCTGATTCTGCAGATGCCAATGTACTTCAGAGTTATCTGGAATGGGTACTCGAAGTGCCATTTGGAAAGTTGACCAAGAAAAATCTGAGTGTGAAAGATGTTTCTCTTGAGCTTGACAAGGACCATTATTCTTTGGAAAAACCCAAAGAGCGCATCGTTGAATTCTTCTCTGTACGTGAACTCGCAGAGCTTAGAGGGATCAAACAAAAAGAGACGGGAGGCGTCATACTCTGTTTTGCAGGCCCTCCTGGTGTAGGGAAAACCTCACTTGCCAACTCCATCGCCACTGCATTGGGAAGACCGCTTGTACGTATGGCACTGGGTGGACTTGAAGATGTCAATGAGCTTCGAGGACACAGAAGAACGTATGTGGGAGCAATGCCAGGACGTTTAGTGCAGGGACTCATAGAAGCCAAAAGTATGGATCCTGTCATTGTACTCGATGAGATAGACAAAGTAGGGCGCAGTATGAGGGGTGATCCGACAGCTGCCCTGCTTGAGATACTTGATCCGGAGCAGAACAGCAAGTATAGAGATTATTATCTCAATTTCAATATTGATCTGAGCAAAGCTATTTTTATCGCTACAGCCAATGAAGTTGGCCGTATACCTGCCCCGTTGCGTGACAGGATGGAATTCATAGGATTGAACTCTTATACACCTAAAGAGAAATTTGAGATCGCAAAGCGCTATCTCATACCTCAGGAGCTTAAAAAGCATGCATTAAAAAGTAGAGAATTTTCTATTACGGATAAAGCACTGAAAACATTGATAGATGAATATACCAGAGAAGCGGGTGTACGAAATTTACGTCGTAGAATAGCCGGATTAATGCGAAAAGGTGCAAGACAGCTTTTGGAAGATAAAACAAAAGACAGTATTAGGATCTCAAGAAAGAATTTGGAAAAATTTATAGATAAAAAAGTCTTCGAGATCTCTTTGGTAGACAGTAAGCCTCAAGTCGGAGTTGTCAGCGGATTGGCTTGGACGGCAGTGGGAGGGGATGTTTTAACCATAGAAGCTATCAAGATCAAAGGTAAGGGTGCCTTACAGCCAACGGGTAGTTTAGGCGATGTGATGAAAGAGTCTGTCCGTATCGCACATTCTGTGGTGAAGATACTGATAGACAATGGAGAGCTTCCTATCTCTCCTTCCATCATTCCTCACAGTGCCAAAGAGAGAGAAGAGCGTATCGCAGTGGATGCAAGCGAAGTCTATAAGCGTTATGACCTTCATATCCATGTGCCTGAGGGAGCAACTCCGAAAGATGGTCCCAGTGCCGGTATTGCTATGGTAAGTGCCATCGCTTCTATTTTAAGCGAGCAAAAGATAGACAATAAGGTTGCAATGACAGGTGAAGTTACACTGACAGGAAAGGTATTGCCTATAGGCGGGCTCAAAGAAAAATTGATCGCTGCATATAAAGCAGGGGTTGAAAAGGCACTCATTCCGATGAAGAACTATGAACGTGACTTAGAGGATATTCCTGATGAAGTAAAGCATAATGTAAAAATCATTGGGGTTTCTCGTATTGAAGAAGTATTGAAAGAAATATTTGTAAAATAG
- a CDS encoding PleD family two-component system response regulator: MALKVLVVDDDFINRKLLQTLLKKNPKVIDIIEAENGSDALDKMKKDPTINIILLDIMMPVVDGIEFLKIFRSDMNNAHVPVIVLSTDDTRKTEVYDNGANDFLRKPVMQDNLYEKLDQWAG; this comes from the coding sequence ATGGCATTAAAAGTACTTGTTGTTGATGATGACTTCATCAACAGAAAGCTCCTACAGACTCTTTTAAAGAAGAATCCAAAAGTAATAGACATTATTGAGGCAGAAAACGGGTCTGACGCCTTAGATAAAATGAAAAAAGATCCTACTATCAATATCATACTGTTAGATATCATGATGCCTGTTGTGGATGGGATAGAATTTCTCAAGATCTTTAGATCTGATATGAATAATGCACATGTGCCTGTCATTGTACTCTCTACGGATGATACACGTAAAACGGAAGTGTATGACAACGGCGCAAACGACTTCTTACGTAAACCCGTGATGCAAGACAATCTCTATGAAAAATTAGACCAGTGGGCAGGCTAA